In Hyphomicrobiales bacterium, a single window of DNA contains:
- the cobD gene encoding cobalamin biosynthesis protein CobD codes for MALLDTGLQPALSLVVERVVGYPNWLYRVIGHPVSWMGRLIDYMDEHMNTMAHVKSLSRLNGVLAMLLLCTTVWLIATVIEALCAAVPYGFIISALLGSTLIAQKSLRDHVRDVNRALSSSLSAGRAAVAQIVGRDTRGLDVSDVVKAALESLAENTADGVVAPVFWYCVGCLTIGGLPAVALYKAINTADSMIGHKTPQYLHFGWAAARIDDLVNLPASRLTALLFIVAAAFSGKAQALKSARVTWRDARRHRSPNAGWPEAAMAGALNMKFGGPRTYGGEFVKLPYMGEGRDHFLRQDIETGLKLFDRAMLVLFALTLLFALLA; via the coding sequence ATGGCACTTCTCGACACAGGCCTTCAGCCTGCGCTGTCGCTCGTGGTGGAGCGGGTCGTGGGCTATCCCAATTGGCTCTACCGCGTGATCGGCCATCCCGTGTCGTGGATGGGAAGGCTCATCGACTACATGGATGAGCACATGAACACGATGGCCCATGTGAAGTCGCTGTCGCGGCTGAACGGCGTACTCGCCATGCTGCTGCTCTGCACGACCGTCTGGCTCATTGCCACGGTGATCGAGGCTCTCTGCGCGGCGGTACCTTATGGTTTCATCATCAGCGCCCTGCTTGGCTCAACCCTCATTGCCCAGAAGTCGCTGCGCGATCATGTCCGCGATGTGAACCGCGCGCTCAGTTCATCGCTGAGTGCGGGCCGCGCCGCGGTGGCGCAGATCGTCGGGCGCGACACGCGGGGGCTTGATGTTTCGGATGTGGTCAAGGCCGCGCTGGAAAGCCTCGCCGAAAATACCGCCGATGGCGTGGTGGCACCCGTGTTCTGGTACTGCGTCGGCTGCCTCACGATTGGCGGGCTTCCGGCGGTGGCGCTGTACAAGGCAATCAACACCGCCGACTCCATGATCGGCCACAAGACGCCCCAGTACCTGCATTTCGGCTGGGCCGCGGCACGGATCGATGATCTGGTGAACCTTCCCGCCTCGCGCCTCACGGCACTGCTGTTCATCGTTGCGGCGGCTTTCAGCGGCAAGGCGCAGGCACTGAAATCGGCTCGGGTGACATGGCGCGACGCCCGCCGCCACCGCTCACCCAACGCCGGCTGGCCGGAAGCCGCCATGGCCGGTGCCCTCAACATGAAGTTTGGCGGCCCCCGCACCTACGGCGGCGAATTCGTGAAACTGCCCTATATGGGGGAGGGCCGCGACCACTTCCTCCGCCAGGACATCGAGACCGGACTGAAACTCTTCGACCGCGCCATGCTGGTGCTGTTCGCACTCACACTGCTGTTCGCCCTGCTGGCGTGA
- the cobU gene encoding bifunctional adenosylcobinamide kinase/adenosylcobinamide-phosphate guanylyltransferase produces MTVTLVLGGARSGKSRHAESLCAGDRHYVATAQPFDDEMRTRIGKHRLDRGDQWVTHEAPHNLIDTLRVIDAPNRTILVDCLTLWLSNIMLADDDWRGLAEMLAALLPAMQADVVLVSNEVGMGIVPETALGRAFRDAQGVLNQRIAQAADKVVFVAAGLPLVLKG; encoded by the coding sequence ATGACAGTCACCCTCGTGCTCGGTGGTGCCCGCTCGGGCAAGTCGCGCCATGCCGAGAGCCTGTGCGCGGGCGACCGCCACTACGTCGCGACGGCGCAACCCTTCGACGACGAGATGCGCACCCGCATCGGCAAGCATCGCCTTGATCGCGGCGATCAGTGGGTGACGCATGAGGCGCCGCATAATCTCATCGACACACTGCGCGTCATTGACGCGCCGAACCGGACCATCCTCGTCGATTGCCTGACGCTCTGGCTCAGCAACATCATGCTCGCGGACGATGACTGGCGGGGATTGGCGGAGATGCTGGCGGCATTGCTGCCCGCCATGCAGGCGGATGTGGTGCTGGTCTCCAATGAAGTCGGCATGGGGATCGTTCCCGAGACAGCCCTCGGTCGCGCCTTCCGCGACGCTCAGGGCGTCCTCAACCAGCGCATCGCGCAAGCGGCGGACAAGGTGGTGTTCGTCGCCGCGGGCCTCCCCCTGGTGCTGAAAGGGTAG
- a CDS encoding DUF1636 domain-containing protein → MRAIVICNTCKHADGRKLDDDGRSAGSYLIDAMTDLLAEKGRADVTVQTQSCLWNCTRPCSVVIRDDQRFSYVTGGNAPTREQAEAILAWFDLHGATETGEVPFRQWPDLMRGHFIARMPPLKSRSDVP, encoded by the coding sequence ATGCGCGCGATTGTCATCTGCAACACCTGCAAACACGCCGACGGGCGCAAGCTCGACGATGATGGCCGCAGTGCCGGCAGCTATCTCATTGACGCCATGACAGACCTGCTGGCGGAGAAGGGCCGCGCCGATGTGACGGTGCAGACGCAAAGCTGCCTGTGGAACTGCACGCGGCCCTGCAGCGTGGTGATCCGCGACGACCAGCGCTTCTCCTATGTGACTGGCGGCAACGCGCCGACGCGCGAGCAGGCCGAGGCCATTCTCGCATGGTTCGATCTGCATGGGGCGACCGAGACCGGCGAGGTGCCTTTCCGCCAGTGGCCTGATTTGATGCGCGGCCATTTCATTGCGCGCATGCCGCCGCTGAAGTCCAGAAGCGATGTGCCATGA
- a CDS encoding NAD kinase: MKLNRIAFVASDSPAAKRALTKLQKAHGVRDPDGADVIVALGGDGHMLQTMHRFVSTGLPIYGMNRGTVGFLMNDYGEKDLADRLQAAELTVIHPLRMEATSEGGDTQTAIAFNEVSLLRQRHQAAKIRVSVDGQVRLEELACDGILLSTPVGSTAYNLSAHGPILPVGSPLLALTPISAFRPRRWRGAILPQTAEVTFTILESEKRPVAAVADHLEVRHVQTVKIAEDKKRSVKMLFDPGHSLAERVLNEQFKY; this comes from the coding sequence ATGAAACTCAACCGCATCGCCTTCGTGGCGTCCGATTCTCCCGCAGCCAAGCGGGCGCTGACCAAGCTGCAGAAAGCGCATGGGGTGCGCGATCCCGATGGCGCCGACGTCATCGTGGCGCTGGGCGGCGATGGCCACATGCTCCAGACCATGCACCGCTTCGTTTCCACCGGCCTGCCCATCTACGGCATGAACCGTGGCACGGTCGGGTTCCTGATGAACGACTATGGCGAGAAGGACCTGGCGGACCGCCTGCAGGCCGCCGAACTCACCGTCATCCACCCGCTGCGCATGGAGGCGACCTCCGAAGGCGGCGACACGCAGACGGCCATCGCCTTCAATGAAGTCTCGCTCCTCCGCCAGCGCCACCAGGCCGCCAAGATCCGGGTTTCGGTCGATGGTCAGGTGCGGCTTGAGGAACTGGCCTGCGATGGCATCCTGCTGTCAACGCCCGTGGGCAGCACGGCCTACAACCTCTCGGCCCATGGGCCCATCCTCCCGGTGGGATCGCCGCTCCTGGCGCTCACGCCGATCAGCGCTTTCCGCCCCCGGCGCTGGCGCGGCGCCATCCTGCCGCAAACCGCGGAAGTGACGTTCACAATCCTGGAATCGGAAAAGCGCCCGGTCGCTGCCGTGGCCGATCATCTGGAAGTGCGGCACGTCCAGACCGTCAAGATCGCCGAAGACAAGAAGCGCTCGGTGAAAATGCTCTTCGACCCCGGCCACAGCCTGGCCGAGCGGGTGTTGAACGAACAATTCAAGTATTGA
- a CDS encoding DUF2336 domain-containing protein gives MQVESVTGLDVTVLEAVIDTGGVMARVALARQLCTLIAADDTPQHERDSVLPVMLKLALDEERAVRAVLAEELSSIATVPADLLFCVIAGEDDIALPFLKITPALDPWHMLAVLRVGDEARQCTVASRHDITAEAAAYIIKSSPVPVVLALMDNELVKLELADMHALYARLGQSGDLVDRLLAMPNLPLDIRITQAKRAATRMRQMMAEKSWLPANDASELVSDAEDSAILQVLATAPVEELLRGIDFLAAKHMLTPALIIRAACLGEMRVVEASLAHLGGSSPQRTAGLMYGRGAMKSLVSKCGLPASCAGVLQAYADVVMEARAEGLNLGRESFGRRLLEALMTRYELLAPHDRAKQIEFVGRFAEDRVRKIARQLKADIQRAA, from the coding sequence ATGCAGGTCGAGTCAGTCACGGGTTTGGATGTCACGGTTCTGGAGGCGGTCATCGATACGGGTGGCGTCATGGCCCGCGTTGCGCTGGCCCGCCAGCTATGCACGCTGATTGCAGCAGACGACACGCCACAGCACGAACGGGACTCCGTTCTCCCTGTCATGTTGAAACTGGCGCTGGATGAAGAACGCGCCGTGCGCGCCGTCCTCGCCGAAGAACTGTCCTCCATCGCCACCGTTCCCGCCGATCTCCTGTTCTGCGTCATTGCAGGAGAGGATGATATTGCGCTGCCGTTTCTCAAGATCACGCCGGCGCTTGATCCGTGGCACATGCTGGCGGTGTTGCGCGTCGGCGACGAAGCGCGCCAATGCACGGTCGCCTCGCGCCACGACATCACGGCGGAGGCCGCAGCCTACATCATCAAGTCTTCGCCCGTGCCGGTCGTGCTCGCGCTGATGGACAACGAACTGGTGAAGCTCGAACTCGCGGACATGCACGCGCTCTATGCGCGGCTGGGCCAGTCCGGCGATCTCGTCGACAGGCTTCTGGCAATGCCCAATCTGCCGCTCGACATTCGCATCACGCAGGCCAAGCGCGCTGCCACGCGCATGCGCCAGATGATGGCCGAGAAGTCCTGGCTTCCGGCCAATGATGCCTCCGAACTCGTTTCCGATGCGGAAGACAGCGCCATCCTGCAGGTTCTTGCCACGGCGCCGGTTGAAGAACTTTTGCGCGGCATTGATTTCCTCGCGGCCAAGCACATGCTGACACCCGCACTCATCATCCGCGCGGCCTGCCTCGGTGAAATGCGCGTGGTCGAAGCCTCGCTCGCCCATCTCGGTGGTTCTTCACCCCAGCGTACGGCGGGGCTGATGTATGGCCGGGGGGCCATGAAGTCGCTCGTTTCGAAGTGCGGGCTTCCCGCATCCTGCGCCGGTGTCTTGCAGGCCTATGCCGATGTGGTGATGGAAGCGCGCGCCGAAGGGCTCAACCTCGGGCGCGAAAGTTTCGGACGCCGGCTGCTCGAGGCGCTCATGACGCGCTACGAATTGCTGGCACCCCATGACCGCGCCAAGCAGATTGAATTCGTAGGCCGCTTCGCCGAGGACCGCGTCCGCAAGATCGCCCGGCAACTGAAGGCCGACATCCAGCGCGCTGCGTAA
- a CDS encoding MaoC family dehydratase — protein MPALWFEDCTVGSVHDHPIRRTVTEADNIFFSALTYNPQPLHIDREFCKDTEWGQPLMNSLFTLGLMVGISVNDLTTGTIVANLGMTEVKFPAPLFQGDTIRVTTRIAAKRESKSRPDAGIVEFDHRAFRQDGTLVAQCLRQVMVRKRPADIREG, from the coding sequence ATGCCGGCATTGTGGTTTGAGGATTGCACAGTAGGGAGCGTCCACGACCATCCCATCCGCCGCACCGTGACGGAGGCGGACAACATCTTCTTCTCCGCCCTTACCTACAATCCGCAGCCGCTGCACATCGACCGTGAGTTCTGCAAGGACACAGAATGGGGCCAGCCGCTGATGAACTCGCTGTTCACGCTGGGGCTGATGGTGGGAATCTCCGTCAATGACCTGACGACGGGCACCATCGTCGCCAACCTCGGCATGACGGAAGTGAAATTTCCCGCCCCCCTGTTCCAGGGCGACACCATCCGCGTGACCACGCGCATCGCGGCAAAGCGTGAAAGCAAGTCCCGCCCCGACGCCGGCATCGTCGAATTCGACCACCGCGCCTTCAGGCAGGACGGCACGCTGGTGGCCCAGTGCCTGCGGCAAGTGATGGTGCGAAAGCGGCCCGCCGACATACGTGAAGGATGA
- a CDS encoding flavin reductase family protein — translation MFYDAIRNDHGLAVDPFKAIVVPRPIGWISTMSEQGINNLAPYSFFNAFADAPNYVAFGSGGRKDSLTNIEATGVFAVNLATFALREAVNATSAKVAPHVDEFQVSGLTPVPCRLINCARVGESPAVLECRHFKTVELPDDDGHISDFLVIGRVVGVYIDDRYIIEGRVQVADMKPIARLGYSEYATVDKVWRMRRPD, via the coding sequence ATGTTCTACGATGCCATCCGCAACGATCACGGCCTCGCGGTTGATCCGTTCAAGGCGATTGTGGTGCCGCGCCCCATCGGCTGGATTTCCACGATGTCGGAGCAGGGCATCAACAATCTCGCGCCCTACAGCTTCTTCAACGCCTTTGCCGATGCGCCCAACTATGTGGCCTTCGGGTCTGGCGGGCGAAAGGACTCGCTCACCAACATCGAAGCCACGGGCGTCTTCGCCGTGAATCTCGCTACCTTCGCCCTGCGCGAAGCGGTGAATGCAACATCGGCCAAGGTGGCTCCGCATGTCGATGAATTCCAGGTCTCCGGCCTCACGCCGGTGCCGTGCCGGCTCATCAACTGCGCCCGCGTCGGCGAAAGCCCGGCGGTGCTGGAATGCCGTCATTTCAAGACCGTTGAGCTTCCCGATGACGACGGCCACATCTCGGACTTCCTGGTGATCGGCCGGGTCGTCGGCGTCTATATCGACGACCGCTACATCATCGAGGGCCGCGTGCAGGTCGCCGACATGAAGCCCATCGCGCGGCTGGGTTATTCGGAATACGCCACGGTCGACAAGGTCTGGCGCATGCGCCGCCCGGACTAG
- a CDS encoding HAD family hydrolase: MMAIKGVLFDKDGTLIEVNGTWVPLYRQMLKQDFNVADSDIEVMLERGGYDPATGTFRPGSTLAAGTTGQIVQLWWPELTAEQQKQRVSLIDNEIAPQAKQFIKPLMELSNVFDELREMGLRLGVATNDSFRSAMAQMNHLDVHHYFDHIIGWDSVVVPKPSGHMIEYFCGKTGLRPEEVAMVGDNGHDMEEARAGGAGLAVAVLSGNSAHGDIAHMADHTLDSVAALPALLRSL, translated from the coding sequence ATGATGGCCATCAAGGGCGTACTCTTCGACAAGGACGGCACACTCATTGAAGTGAACGGCACCTGGGTGCCGCTGTACCGGCAGATGCTGAAGCAGGATTTCAACGTTGCCGATAGTGACATCGAGGTGATGCTGGAGCGCGGCGGCTATGATCCGGCGACGGGCACGTTCCGCCCCGGCAGCACGCTTGCCGCGGGCACCACGGGGCAGATCGTGCAGCTCTGGTGGCCGGAACTGACGGCCGAACAGCAGAAGCAGCGCGTCTCGCTCATCGACAACGAAATCGCTCCGCAGGCGAAACAATTCATCAAGCCTCTCATGGAGTTATCCAACGTCTTTGATGAATTGCGCGAAATGGGGTTGCGCCTTGGCGTGGCCACCAACGACAGCTTCCGCTCGGCCATGGCGCAGATGAACCATCTCGATGTGCATCATTATTTCGACCACATCATCGGCTGGGATTCCGTCGTGGTTCCCAAGCCCTCGGGGCACATGATCGAGTATTTCTGCGGCAAGACCGGTCTCCGGCCGGAGGAGGTTGCCATGGTCGGTGACAACGGCCACGACATGGAAGAGGCGCGGGCAGGCGGCGCTGGCCTTGCCGTTGCCGTGCTCTCCGGCAATTCCGCCCACGGCGACATCGCCCACATGGCCGACCACACCCTCGACAGCGTGGCGGCCCTGCCGGCCCTTCTGCGGAGCCTCTGA
- a CDS encoding nitroreductase produces MTQFNDTSSLLAFLKTRKSASAKAMSGPGPSDAELRQLLALATRVPDHGKLTPWRFITFTGEARAKIGERFAARWKVLHPEHGDEILAFMRGFMMRAPTVVAVVSKAAAHPKIPVWEQQMSAAAVCFNLELAAQAHGFDATWLTDWVAYDTEAKVAMGIGAEEQVAGFIFIGTASAPLEDRPRPDVETLVTAWSA; encoded by the coding sequence ATGACCCAATTCAATGACACATCCTCGCTTCTCGCCTTCCTGAAGACACGCAAGTCTGCTTCCGCCAAGGCCATGTCCGGCCCCGGTCCCAGCGATGCTGAGCTGCGCCAGTTGCTGGCCCTGGCCACACGCGTGCCGGATCACGGCAAGCTCACGCCATGGCGCTTCATCACCTTCACGGGCGAGGCGCGGGCGAAGATCGGGGAGCGGTTTGCGGCGCGGTGGAAGGTGCTGCATCCGGAACACGGCGACGAAATCCTGGCCTTCATGCGCGGCTTCATGATGCGCGCGCCCACCGTCGTGGCGGTGGTGTCCAAGGCGGCGGCGCATCCGAAGATTCCCGTGTGGGAGCAGCAGATGTCGGCTGCGGCCGTGTGCTTCAACCTCGAACTTGCCGCCCAGGCCCATGGTTTCGATGCCACGTGGCTCACCGATTGGGTGGCCTATGACACGGAGGCGAAGGTGGCCATGGGCATCGGTGCGGAAGAGCAGGTGGCGGGCTTCATCTTCATCGGCACGGCGTCTGCCCCGCTGGAAGACCGTCCCCGGCCCGACGTCGAAACACTCGTCACGGCGTGGAGCGCATGA
- a CDS encoding pirin family protein yields MSLPNIPDPLPGDAAAADALDLVIVPRARDIGDFEVRRALPSAQRQMVGPFIFFDQFGPVLMKAGQGMDVRPHPHIGLSTVTWVYDGVIQHKDSLGFDQAIKPGELNWMTAGKGIVHSERTPPRERGAGQKIYGIQSWVALPKSHEDVAPDFEHVQDAALPLLTDKGRSVRVIAGEIYGARSPVKTHSDLFYADVTLEAGARLPLPAEHEERGIYISEGSLTVSGERHEAGRLLVFKPGDALTLATETGARFMLLGGEPMDGPRFIWWNFVSSSKEKLEAAKDDWKRARFAIVPGDEKEFIPLPE; encoded by the coding sequence ATGTCTCTTCCCAACATTCCCGATCCCTTGCCCGGCGATGCGGCGGCGGCCGATGCGCTCGACCTTGTCATCGTGCCGCGGGCGCGTGACATCGGCGATTTCGAAGTGCGCCGCGCCTTGCCCTCGGCCCAGCGGCAGATGGTGGGGCCGTTCATCTTCTTCGACCAGTTCGGCCCGGTGCTGATGAAGGCGGGGCAGGGCATGGATGTGCGGCCGCATCCCCACATCGGCCTTTCCACCGTCACCTGGGTTTATGACGGCGTGATCCAGCACAAGGACAGCCTGGGCTTTGACCAGGCGATCAAGCCGGGCGAATTGAACTGGATGACGGCGGGCAAGGGCATCGTGCATTCCGAGCGCACGCCGCCGCGCGAGCGTGGCGCGGGGCAGAAGATCTACGGCATCCAGAGCTGGGTGGCACTGCCGAAGTCGCACGAAGACGTGGCTCCGGATTTCGAGCATGTGCAGGATGCGGCCCTGCCGTTGCTCACCGACAAGGGGCGGAGCGTGCGCGTGATTGCGGGCGAAATTTATGGCGCGCGATCACCGGTAAAAACCCATTCCGACCTGTTCTATGCCGACGTGACGCTTGAGGCCGGCGCACGCCTGCCGTTGCCGGCGGAGCATGAGGAGCGGGGCATCTACATCTCGGAAGGTTCGCTCACCGTTTCGGGCGAGCGCCACGAGGCGGGACGGCTTCTGGTGTTCAAGCCCGGCGATGCACTCACGCTCGCCACGGAAACGGGCGCGCGTTTCATGCTGCTCGGTGGCGAACCCATGGATGGCCCGCGCTTTATCTGGTGGAACTTCGTGTCGTCCTCAAAAGAAAAGCTGGAAGCCGCGAAGGACGACTGGAAACGGGCCCGCTTCGCCATCGTCCCCGGCGACGAAAAGGAGTTCATCCCTCTGCCGGAGTGA
- a CDS encoding LLM class flavin-dependent oxidoreductase — protein sequence MELGLYTFADVAAGHPELAGQRLRNLVEEMELADQVGLDVFAVGEHHRPDYAVSSPAVALAAGAARTKRIRLSSAVTVLSSDDPVRVFQQYATVDGISNGRAEIMAGRGSFIESYPLFGYDLDDYDALFGEKLDLLMKLRESERITWAGQLRPSINNLGIYPRPEQKKMPIWIAVGGTPQSVVRAATLDLPMALAIIGGDPRRFEPFFALYREAHGKAGHDARTIQLSLNMHGFVSDTDEKARDIYSAAHLDVMNRIGRERGWPPQGRAHFDQSCSPTGNLIVGSPDRVADRIIELHALFKNTRILVQMAIGTVPHAEQMRAIELMGTKVAPKVRAAVGGA from the coding sequence ATGGAACTCGGACTCTATACTTTTGCGGACGTGGCTGCGGGCCACCCGGAACTGGCGGGGCAGCGCTTGCGCAATCTCGTCGAGGAAATGGAACTTGCAGATCAGGTCGGCCTCGATGTGTTTGCCGTGGGCGAGCACCACCGGCCCGACTACGCCGTCTCATCGCCCGCGGTGGCACTGGCGGCGGGGGCGGCGCGGACGAAGCGCATCCGCCTCTCCAGCGCCGTTACCGTGCTGTCGTCGGATGATCCGGTACGCGTGTTCCAGCAATATGCGACCGTGGACGGCATCTCCAATGGCCGGGCCGAGATCATGGCGGGGCGGGGCTCGTTCATCGAGTCCTATCCGCTCTTCGGTTATGACCTTGATGACTACGACGCACTGTTTGGCGAGAAGCTGGACCTGCTGATGAAGTTGCGCGAGAGCGAGCGCATCACCTGGGCCGGGCAGTTGCGGCCATCGATCAACAATCTCGGAATTTATCCGCGCCCCGAGCAGAAGAAGATGCCGATCTGGATTGCCGTCGGCGGCACCCCGCAGTCGGTGGTGCGCGCGGCAACGCTTGATCTTCCCATGGCACTTGCAATCATCGGCGGAGATCCGCGCCGCTTCGAGCCGTTCTTCGCCCTCTATCGCGAGGCGCACGGCAAGGCGGGGCATGACGCCAGGACGATCCAACTCAGCCTCAACATGCACGGCTTCGTGAGCGATACGGATGAGAAGGCGCGGGATATTTACTCCGCCGCCCATCTCGACGTGATGAACCGCATCGGCCGTGAACGTGGATGGCCGCCGCAAGGCCGCGCGCATTTCGATCAGTCCTGCAGCCCCACGGGCAATCTCATCGTGGGATCGCCTGATCGTGTGGCGGACCGGATCATCGAACTGCATGCGCTGTTCAAGAACACGCGCATTCTCGTGCAGATGGCGATCGGTACCGTGCCGCATGCCGAGCAGATGCGCGCGATTGAACTCATGGGAACAAAAGTGGCGCCCAAGGTGCGGGCCGCCGTCGGAGGTGCCTGA
- a CDS encoding SDR family oxidoreductase — MPKHIIIGTSGIGGALARRLAGRGDALHLISRDGAALAELATELGATFTAADVTEPGALEAAILQAGGQIDGLAYCVGSINLKPISRLTEQDGLADFQLNALGAFRAVKAALPALKASSQNNAAVLLFSTVAVQQGFASHASVAMAKGAVEGLARALAAELAPKVRVNAIAPSLTRTPLASGFTASEQTAAAIAALHPLLRLGTPDDAAALGALLLSPEAGWITGQVIGVDGGRSSLRVKG; from the coding sequence ATGCCCAAACACATCATCATCGGAACATCGGGAATCGGCGGGGCTTTGGCGCGGCGTTTGGCGGGGCGGGGAGATGCACTTCATCTCATCTCGCGGGACGGCGCGGCACTTGCTGAACTGGCAACGGAACTTGGGGCCACATTCACGGCGGCCGATGTCACTGAGCCTGGCGCCCTTGAAGCGGCCATTTTGCAGGCGGGAGGCCAGATCGACGGGCTTGCCTATTGCGTCGGCTCGATCAACCTCAAGCCCATCTCACGCCTCACCGAGCAAGACGGCCTTGCGGATTTTCAATTGAATGCGCTGGGCGCATTCCGCGCCGTGAAGGCGGCGCTGCCTGCCCTCAAGGCGAGTTCGCAGAACAATGCCGCCGTGCTGCTCTTTTCAACCGTGGCGGTGCAGCAGGGCTTTGCCTCCCATGCGTCGGTTGCCATGGCGAAGGGTGCGGTCGAGGGCCTGGCGCGGGCGCTGGCGGCGGAGCTTGCGCCGAAGGTGCGGGTGAATGCCATCGCGCCGTCGCTCACGCGCACGCCGCTCGCATCCGGTTTCACCGCAAGCGAACAGACGGCAGCCGCCATCGCGGCGCTTCATCCGCTGCTGCGCCTCGGCACACCTGACGACGCAGCGGCACTTGGCGCACTCCTCCTGTCACCAGAGGCGGGCTGGATCACGGGGCAGGTGATTGGCGTCGACGGCGGCCGGTCGTCATTAAGGGTGAAAGGCTGA